In one window of Rathayibacter caricis DSM 15933 DNA:
- a CDS encoding DEAD/DEAH box helicase has protein sequence MARSGQRQSGGQTRRTNAAGSRPRSRPRGGDNAGIIPILARRVREVEAKAQSGKVGPTNRTKFLVIALLMREERKRVKVDTELSDAQRAEEMKRLDGIATILAKTAARDTSLISLLESEAGYTAAAQKLRRDWLLEAGAELTPDELLIVTEPEPKPEAPVNQVVPPSVRARQLANPFLPPDFSIAAAPAPTRRRLDDWELLGPLFKAFEYGAGGRAASMELPEPPTLDRVSPRGRELMEHQARFIESAREGHRSFLLADEPGLGKTAQSLLAASVTGSYPLLAVVPNVVKMNWAREVEHWTPQRRATVIHGDGTTLDAFADVVIVNYDILDRHLGWLGSMGFRGMVVDEAHFIKNLRSQRSQSVLALASKIRETTPGHDPLMIALTGTPLINDVDDFRAIWRFLGWIDETKPGTELMSRLEDTGLTPADTAFYPEAREAVIDLGIVRRKKIDVAADLPSKRIVDLPVELDDDLGRSIQKAERELGARMLQRYKAVTASITHELDTDESERFIRIVAQSELEESKSAKTGENVFTMVRRIGQAKAALAADYASQLARSVGKVVFFAKHVDVMDQAEDTFEKRELASVSIRGDQTATFRQSQIDAFNTDPDVSVAVCSLTAAGVGVNLQASSNVVLAELSWTSAEQTQAIDRVHRIGQEEPVTAWRIIAAHTIDAKIAELIDAKAGLAARALDGADAETASADTVQLDALMHVLREAIG, from the coding sequence ATGGCTCGCAGCGGCCAGCGTCAGTCCGGTGGTCAGACGCGTCGTACGAACGCGGCCGGGAGCAGGCCGCGCTCGCGGCCCCGCGGAGGCGACAACGCCGGGATCATCCCGATCCTCGCGCGACGCGTCCGCGAGGTGGAGGCGAAGGCGCAGAGCGGCAAGGTCGGCCCGACCAACCGCACGAAGTTCCTCGTCATCGCCCTGCTCATGCGCGAGGAGCGCAAGCGGGTCAAGGTCGACACCGAGCTCAGCGACGCTCAGCGCGCCGAGGAGATGAAGCGCCTGGACGGCATCGCGACGATCCTCGCGAAGACCGCGGCGCGCGACACGAGCCTGATCAGCCTCCTCGAATCGGAGGCGGGATACACGGCCGCCGCGCAGAAGCTGCGCCGCGACTGGCTGCTCGAGGCCGGCGCCGAGCTCACTCCCGACGAGCTGCTCATCGTGACCGAGCCGGAGCCCAAGCCGGAAGCGCCCGTCAACCAGGTCGTTCCGCCGTCGGTCCGCGCGCGTCAGCTCGCCAACCCGTTCCTCCCGCCGGACTTCTCGATCGCCGCCGCTCCGGCGCCGACCCGCCGTCGACTCGACGACTGGGAGCTGCTCGGACCGCTCTTCAAGGCGTTCGAGTACGGCGCCGGCGGACGCGCCGCGAGCATGGAGCTGCCCGAGCCGCCGACCCTCGACCGGGTCTCCCCGCGCGGCCGCGAGCTGATGGAGCACCAGGCGCGCTTCATCGAGAGCGCTCGGGAGGGGCACCGCAGCTTCCTCCTCGCCGACGAGCCGGGCCTCGGCAAGACCGCGCAGAGCCTCCTCGCCGCCTCCGTCACCGGGTCGTACCCGCTGCTCGCCGTGGTGCCGAACGTCGTCAAGATGAACTGGGCGCGCGAGGTCGAGCACTGGACGCCGCAGCGCCGCGCGACCGTGATCCACGGCGACGGGACGACCCTCGACGCGTTCGCCGACGTGGTCATCGTGAACTACGACATCCTCGACCGCCACCTGGGCTGGCTCGGGAGCATGGGCTTCCGCGGCATGGTCGTCGACGAGGCGCACTTCATCAAGAACCTGCGGTCGCAGCGGTCGCAGAGCGTGCTCGCGCTCGCCTCGAAGATCCGCGAGACCACTCCGGGTCACGATCCGCTGATGATCGCCCTGACGGGCACACCGCTGATCAACGACGTCGACGACTTCCGCGCCATCTGGCGCTTCCTCGGCTGGATCGACGAGACGAAGCCCGGCACCGAGCTGATGAGCCGCCTCGAGGACACGGGCCTCACTCCGGCCGACACGGCCTTCTACCCGGAGGCGCGCGAGGCGGTCATCGACCTCGGCATCGTCCGGCGCAAGAAGATCGACGTCGCCGCCGACCTGCCGTCGAAGCGGATCGTCGACCTGCCCGTCGAGCTCGACGACGACCTCGGCCGCTCCATCCAGAAGGCCGAGCGCGAGCTGGGCGCCCGGATGCTGCAGCGGTACAAGGCCGTCACGGCCTCGATCACGCACGAGCTCGACACCGACGAGAGCGAGCGGTTCATCCGCATCGTCGCGCAGAGCGAGCTCGAGGAGTCGAAGTCGGCGAAGACCGGCGAGAACGTGTTCACGATGGTGCGGCGCATCGGCCAGGCGAAGGCCGCGCTCGCCGCGGACTACGCCTCGCAGCTCGCGCGCTCCGTCGGCAAGGTCGTCTTCTTCGCCAAGCACGTCGACGTGATGGACCAGGCCGAGGACACCTTCGAGAAGCGCGAGCTCGCCTCCGTCTCGATCCGCGGCGACCAGACGGCGACCTTCCGCCAGTCGCAGATCGACGCGTTCAACACCGACCCCGACGTCTCGGTCGCAGTCTGCTCGCTGACGGCGGCCGGAGTGGGCGTGAACCTGCAGGCCTCCTCGAACGTGGTCCTCGCGGAGCTGTCCTGGACGTCCGCGGAGCAGACGCAGGCCATCGACCGCGTGCACCGCATCGGTCAGGAGGAGCCGGTCACGGCGTGGCGCATCATCGCCGCGCACACGATCGACGCCAAGATCGCCGAGCTGATCGACGCCAAGGCGGGTCTCGCCGCCCGCGCCCTCGACGGGGCGGACGCCGAGACCGCCTCGGCGGACACCGTTCAGCTGGACGCGCTCATGCACGTCCTCCGCGAGGCGATCGGCTGA
- a CDS encoding CGNR zinc finger domain-containing protein — protein sequence MSFDHRHQVGPRLAAALVNAAPDDAIEPLLREQGVREPALAPSATLALRTWGRRMRGVFTATSVQARCDEVNALLAEVAGSLFVATHDGMPPHLHLVPDDSDVVTRVRSVTAGGLAFFVSSSAGLRMGVCARESCDRVFVDESRAGRQRYCSARCGNTDAVARHRRSAR from the coding sequence ATGAGCTTCGACCACCGCCACCAGGTCGGCCCGCGACTCGCGGCCGCGCTCGTGAACGCGGCGCCCGACGACGCGATCGAGCCGCTGCTGCGCGAGCAGGGCGTCCGCGAACCGGCGCTCGCTCCCTCCGCGACGCTCGCACTGCGGACCTGGGGCAGGCGGATGCGGGGCGTCTTCACCGCGACCTCCGTCCAGGCCCGCTGCGACGAGGTGAACGCCCTGCTCGCCGAGGTCGCCGGGTCGCTGTTCGTCGCGACCCACGACGGCATGCCGCCGCACCTGCACCTCGTGCCGGACGACAGCGACGTCGTCACTCGCGTCCGCTCGGTGACCGCGGGCGGCCTCGCGTTCTTCGTGTCCTCCTCCGCCGGGCTCCGGATGGGCGTCTGCGCGCGCGAGAGCTGCGACAGGGTCTTCGTCGACGAATCCCGGGCCGGTCGGCAGCGCTACTGCTCCGCGCGCTGCGGGAACACGGACGCGGTCGCGCGGCACCGCCG
- the thiM gene encoding hydroxyethylthiazole kinase encodes MSIRTPAHPTLHDLDGAAVGRDLEELRRKAPLVQCITNAVVTGFTANSLLALGASPAMADLPGEAGVFAAIASATLVNLGTPGAEQRAGAREAIAAGGRWVLDPVAVGPLPVRTAFAAEIVALRPSIIRGNASEILALAGLGAGGRGVDAVHGAEDALDAAKELALRTGAAVAVSGPVDLVTDGVAIVRVTGGHPLLTRVTGGGCALGAVMAAFLGASDDTPAAALRAAVAGSVVWGLAAEHAASVSAGPGSFAVALLDAVSALDAAVVAEKARIA; translated from the coding sequence ATGAGCATTCGCACGCCTGCCCACCCGACCCTCCACGACCTCGACGGGGCCGCCGTCGGCCGCGATCTCGAGGAGCTGCGCCGGAAGGCGCCGCTCGTCCAGTGCATCACCAACGCGGTGGTGACCGGATTCACGGCCAACAGCCTCCTCGCGCTGGGCGCCAGTCCGGCGATGGCGGACCTGCCCGGCGAGGCCGGCGTCTTCGCCGCGATCGCCTCCGCGACGCTCGTGAACCTCGGCACTCCCGGTGCCGAGCAGCGCGCCGGCGCCCGCGAGGCGATCGCCGCCGGCGGCCGGTGGGTGCTCGATCCGGTCGCCGTCGGCCCGCTGCCGGTGCGCACCGCCTTCGCCGCCGAGATCGTCGCCCTGCGGCCCTCGATCATCCGCGGCAACGCCTCCGAGATCCTCGCGCTGGCGGGACTCGGAGCAGGCGGGCGCGGAGTGGACGCGGTTCACGGCGCCGAGGACGCGCTCGACGCCGCGAAGGAGCTCGCGCTGCGCACCGGCGCCGCTGTCGCCGTCTCGGGTCCGGTGGACCTCGTGACCGACGGGGTCGCGATCGTGCGCGTCACGGGCGGGCACCCCCTCCTCACCCGGGTGACCGGCGGAGGCTGCGCTCTCGGCGCGGTGATGGCCGCCTTCCTCGGGGCGTCGGACGATACTCCCGCAGCAGCGCTGCGCGCCGCCGTCGCGGGATCGGTCGTGTGGGGCCTCGCGGCCGAGCACGCGGCCTCCGTGTCGGCCGGCCCCGGATCCTTCGCCGTGGCGCTGCTCGACGCGGTCTCGGCCCTCGACGCGGCGGTCGTCGCGGAGAAGGCGAGGATCGCATGA
- the thiE gene encoding thiamine phosphate synthase, with protein MRPLDLSVYLVTDTRQCGVRGVPAVVAAAVVGGVRTVQIRDHDASAAELLALVLAVAEVLDDSTTLLVDDRVDVALAARLAGARVHGVHVGQSDLPVAAARALLGPDAVVGLTANTTAHLDAVHALPAGTVDYLGVGVIRPTTTKPDHPAPLGIDGFAALAAATALPCVAIGGVDARDAAPLRAAGAAGLAVVSAICTAADPADAARSLRSEWDR; from the coding sequence ATGAGGCCCCTCGACCTCTCCGTCTACCTGGTCACCGACACCCGGCAGTGCGGGGTGCGCGGAGTGCCCGCGGTGGTCGCTGCAGCCGTCGTCGGCGGTGTCCGCACGGTGCAGATCCGCGACCACGACGCCTCCGCGGCCGAGCTGCTCGCTCTCGTCCTGGCCGTCGCCGAGGTGCTCGACGACAGCACGACCCTCCTGGTCGACGACCGCGTCGACGTCGCCCTCGCCGCGCGGCTCGCCGGCGCCCGGGTGCACGGCGTGCACGTCGGGCAGTCCGATCTGCCCGTCGCCGCGGCACGCGCGCTGCTGGGACCCGACGCGGTCGTCGGGCTGACGGCGAACACGACCGCCCACCTCGACGCCGTCCACGCCCTGCCCGCGGGCACCGTCGACTACCTCGGAGTCGGAGTGATCCGCCCGACCACCACGAAGCCGGACCACCCGGCGCCGCTCGGGATCGACGGCTTCGCCGCTCTCGCCGCCGCGACTGCGCTCCCCTGCGTCGCCATCGGCGGCGTGGACGCCCGCGACGCAGCTCCCCTGCGGGCGGCGGGCGCGGCGGGGCTCGCCGTCGTCTCCGCGATCTGCACGGCGGCCGACCCCGCCGACGCCGCTCGGAGCCTGCGCTCGGAGTGGGACCGATGA
- the thiD gene encoding bifunctional hydroxymethylpyrimidine kinase/phosphomethylpyrimidine kinase, whose translation MTARIPRVLSIAGTDPTGGAGIQADLKSIGALGGYGMAVVTALVAQNTHGVRSVHLPPTSFLREQLDAVSDDVEIDAVKIGMIATAAIGAEILDWLETVQPPLIVVDPVMIATSGHRLLDPEAEECVRGLVRRAHLVTPNLPELAVLAGTAPAEDWHEALQQGAQLARSLGTAVLVKGGHLDGPSTPDAVVTPEGEVREVPGERVATANTHGTGCSLSSALAVLLAGRSTSADDLAEALTQAKEWLTGALRAADALEVGSGNGPIDHFHRHRTPPFCSAVWEETEPLRRAIDALPFVTALGDGTLERDDFEWYLAQDALYLSEYARVLAVAAQKAPTAQEQVFWAESSGQAIATEAQLHRDRLGGRTATPSDTTRGYVDHLTAVGARGGYGEIVAALLPCFWLYADIGERLAAANRPGNPYEDWLSTYADPGFAAATERAIALTEAASARAGHAERAAMRDAFLRSSLFERDFFAAPLSRSPRGGRA comes from the coding sequence ATGACCGCGCGGATCCCCCGCGTGCTCAGCATCGCGGGCACCGACCCGACCGGCGGCGCGGGCATCCAGGCCGACCTCAAGTCGATCGGGGCGCTCGGCGGCTACGGGATGGCGGTCGTCACCGCGCTGGTCGCGCAGAACACGCACGGTGTGCGCTCCGTCCATCTGCCCCCGACCTCCTTCCTCCGCGAGCAGCTCGACGCCGTCAGCGACGACGTCGAGATCGACGCGGTGAAGATCGGGATGATCGCGACCGCCGCGATCGGCGCCGAGATCCTCGACTGGCTCGAGACGGTGCAGCCGCCGCTGATCGTCGTCGATCCGGTCATGATCGCGACCAGCGGCCACCGCCTGCTCGACCCCGAGGCCGAGGAGTGCGTCCGCGGGCTCGTCCGTCGGGCACACCTCGTCACTCCGAATCTCCCCGAGCTCGCGGTGCTCGCGGGGACAGCGCCCGCAGAGGACTGGCACGAGGCGCTGCAGCAGGGCGCGCAGCTCGCCCGCAGCCTCGGCACCGCCGTGCTCGTGAAGGGCGGCCACCTCGACGGCCCCTCGACTCCGGACGCCGTGGTCACGCCCGAGGGCGAGGTGCGCGAGGTCCCGGGTGAGCGCGTCGCCACTGCGAACACGCACGGCACGGGCTGCTCGCTCTCCTCCGCCCTGGCCGTGCTCCTCGCCGGACGCTCCACCTCGGCCGACGATCTCGCCGAGGCGCTGACGCAGGCGAAGGAGTGGCTGACCGGCGCCCTGCGCGCGGCCGACGCCCTCGAGGTCGGCAGCGGCAACGGCCCGATCGACCACTTCCACCGGCACAGGACCCCGCCGTTCTGCAGCGCCGTCTGGGAGGAGACGGAGCCGCTGCGCCGCGCGATCGACGCGCTGCCCTTCGTGACCGCGCTGGGCGACGGCACCCTGGAGCGCGACGACTTCGAGTGGTACCTCGCCCAGGACGCTCTCTACCTCTCGGAGTACGCGCGCGTGCTCGCCGTCGCGGCGCAGAAGGCTCCTACCGCCCAGGAGCAGGTCTTCTGGGCCGAGAGCTCCGGCCAGGCGATCGCGACGGAGGCGCAGCTGCACCGCGACCGCCTCGGCGGCCGCACCGCGACCCCGTCCGACACCACCCGCGGCTACGTCGACCACCTGACGGCCGTCGGAGCGAGGGGCGGCTACGGCGAGATCGTCGCGGCGCTGCTCCCGTGCTTCTGGCTCTACGCCGACATCGGCGAGCGCCTGGCGGCCGCGAACCGGCCGGGTAACCCCTACGAGGACTGGCTCTCGACCTACGCCGATCCCGGCTTCGCCGCGGCGACCGAGCGGGCGATCGCCCTCACCGAAGCCGCGTCGGCCCGCGCCGGACATGCGGAACGCGCCGCGATGCGCGACGCGTTCCTGCGCTCCAGCCTGTTCGAGCGCGACTTCTTCGCGGCTCCGCTCAGCCGATCGCCTCGCGGAGGACGTGCATGA